One Neodiprion pinetum isolate iyNeoPine1 chromosome 1, iyNeoPine1.2, whole genome shotgun sequence genomic window carries:
- the LOC124218545 gene encoding urea transporter 1 isoform X2: MSIRRRQEQQQWVAFVGDFSILRDFLSKKRYRSPWIVLKFLDVLFRGYGQVVSANNPISGLLIAGAFAFFIPGMMLIAICAGIIGLLLSMLIADEPRSQLENGLTVFNPILCGSLTYTFRPDIFDSFDSRLFSHLFFALIFSVYLARALGSGKLPCLSAPCNVVQLILIFTLASRDSNVLSLAETTTTEANGTSVPDLFFENYTQQSISNNTDDHVKWGMVFRGMLTSSGQAYAADNVPVSSIIYLAILTYSPITAAFSFTGATVGSLTGLALGVPIEEVYSGSWGYNALLTTGSLGGLFFVLNFQTTIAATFAGMFATILQSVLTPVFAKSDDSEDVDIIVEAKPS, from the exons ATGTCTATAAGGAGGCGGCAG GAGCAACAACAATGGGTTGCCTTCGTCGGAGATTTTTCCATCCTGAGGGATTTTCTGTCAAAGAAAAGATATCGCTCGCCTTGGATCGTACTTAAGTTCTTGGATGTTCTTTTCAGGGGCTATGGACAG GTGGTTTCTGCCAACAATCCAATCAGCGGATTGCTAATAGCTGGTGCATTCGCATTCTTCATACCTGGGATGATGTTGATCGCCATCTGTGCTGGAATAATAGGTCTGTTGTTATCAATG CTAATTGCGGACGAGCCGCGATCTCAGCTTGAGAACGGTTTGACAGTCTTCAACCCTATTCTCTGTGGCTCGTTGACGTATACATTCAGGCCTGACATCTTCGATTCGTTCGACAGTCGTCTGTTCTCACATTTATTCTTCGCGTTAATTTTCAG CGTCTACTTGGCCCGAGCTCTCGGAAGTGGAAAACTTCCCTGTTTGTCGGCGCCGTGCAACGTCGTTCAACTTATACTCATATTTACCCTCGCCTCAAGAGACAGCAACGTTTTATCACTGGCTGAAACCACGACTACCGAG GCGAACGGAACTTCGGTAcctgatttatttttcgaaaattataccCAACAAAGTATTTCAAATAACACCGATGACCACGTGAAATGGGGAATG GTATTTCGCGGTATGCTGACTTCTTCCGGGCAGGCTTATGCCGCGGACAACGTGCCGGTATCTTCAATTATTTATCTCGCCATCTTGACCTACTCACCGATAACGGCAGCCTTTTCTTTCACCGGAGCAACGGTCGGCTCTCTTACGG GCCTGGCGCTCGGCGTCCCCATCGAAGAGGTTTACTCAGGATCCTGGGGTTACAACGCACTTCTGACAACCGGCAGCCTAGGTGGCCTCTTCTTTGTCCTTAACTTTCAAACCACGATCGCTGCAACTTTTGCCGGCATGTTTGCAACGATTCTTCAAAGCGTTCTCACTCCAGTCTTTGCCAAG TCCGACGATTCGGAAGATGTCGACATCATCGTCGAGGCGAAACCGTCTTAA
- the LOC124218545 gene encoding urea transporter 2 isoform X3 translates to MMLIAICAGIIGLLLSMLIADEPRSQLENGLTVFNPILCGSLTYTFRPDIFDSFDSRLFSHLFFALIFSVYLARALGSGKLPCLSAPCNVVQLILIFTLASRDSNVLSLAETTTTEANGTSVPDLFFENYTQQSISNNTDDHVKWGMVFRGMLTSSGQAYAADNVPVSSIIYLAILTYSPITAAFSFTGATVGSLTGLALGVPIEEVYSGSWGYNALLTTGSLGGLFFVLNFQTTIAATFAGMFATILQSVLTPVFAKIGLPVLTVPFVLTTWLFLGIQGSESSGFIRPETISFPEKQRHDYISSQRTATPLSESDDSEDVDIIVEAKPS, encoded by the exons ATGATGTTGATCGCCATCTGTGCTGGAATAATAGGTCTGTTGTTATCAATG CTAATTGCGGACGAGCCGCGATCTCAGCTTGAGAACGGTTTGACAGTCTTCAACCCTATTCTCTGTGGCTCGTTGACGTATACATTCAGGCCTGACATCTTCGATTCGTTCGACAGTCGTCTGTTCTCACATTTATTCTTCGCGTTAATTTTCAG CGTCTACTTGGCCCGAGCTCTCGGAAGTGGAAAACTTCCCTGTTTGTCGGCGCCGTGCAACGTCGTTCAACTTATACTCATATTTACCCTCGCCTCAAGAGACAGCAACGTTTTATCACTGGCTGAAACCACGACTACCGAG GCGAACGGAACTTCGGTAcctgatttatttttcgaaaattataccCAACAAAGTATTTCAAATAACACCGATGACCACGTGAAATGGGGAATG GTATTTCGCGGTATGCTGACTTCTTCCGGGCAGGCTTATGCCGCGGACAACGTGCCGGTATCTTCAATTATTTATCTCGCCATCTTGACCTACTCACCGATAACGGCAGCCTTTTCTTTCACCGGAGCAACGGTCGGCTCTCTTACGG GCCTGGCGCTCGGCGTCCCCATCGAAGAGGTTTACTCAGGATCCTGGGGTTACAACGCACTTCTGACAACCGGCAGCCTAGGTGGCCTCTTCTTTGTCCTTAACTTTCAAACCACGATCGCTGCAACTTTTGCCGGCATGTTTGCAACGATTCTTCAAAGCGTTCTCACTCCAGTCTTTGCCAAG ATTGGGTTACCAGTACTTACGGTGCCTTTTGTTTTAACAACTTGGCTGTTCCTTGGAATCCAAGGATCGGAAAGTTCGGGATTCATCCGTCCGGAAACGATATCGTTCCCCGAGAAACAACGCCATGACTACATCTCCTCTCAAAGAACAGCAACGCCTCTCTCAGAG TCCGACGATTCGGAAGATGTCGACATCATCGTCGAGGCGAAACCGTCTTAA
- the LOC124218545 gene encoding urea transporter 2 isoform X1 → MSIRRRQEQQQWVAFVGDFSILRDFLSKKRYRSPWIVLKFLDVLFRGYGQVVSANNPISGLLIAGAFAFFIPGMMLIAICAGIIGLLLSMLIADEPRSQLENGLTVFNPILCGSLTYTFRPDIFDSFDSRLFSHLFFALIFSVYLARALGSGKLPCLSAPCNVVQLILIFTLASRDSNVLSLAETTTTEANGTSVPDLFFENYTQQSISNNTDDHVKWGMVFRGMLTSSGQAYAADNVPVSSIIYLAILTYSPITAAFSFTGATVGSLTGLALGVPIEEVYSGSWGYNALLTTGSLGGLFFVLNFQTTIAATFAGMFATILQSVLTPVFAKIGLPVLTVPFVLTTWLFLGIQGSESSGFIRPETISFPEKQRHDYISSQRTATPLSESDDSEDVDIIVEAKPS, encoded by the exons ATGTCTATAAGGAGGCGGCAG GAGCAACAACAATGGGTTGCCTTCGTCGGAGATTTTTCCATCCTGAGGGATTTTCTGTCAAAGAAAAGATATCGCTCGCCTTGGATCGTACTTAAGTTCTTGGATGTTCTTTTCAGGGGCTATGGACAG GTGGTTTCTGCCAACAATCCAATCAGCGGATTGCTAATAGCTGGTGCATTCGCATTCTTCATACCTGGGATGATGTTGATCGCCATCTGTGCTGGAATAATAGGTCTGTTGTTATCAATG CTAATTGCGGACGAGCCGCGATCTCAGCTTGAGAACGGTTTGACAGTCTTCAACCCTATTCTCTGTGGCTCGTTGACGTATACATTCAGGCCTGACATCTTCGATTCGTTCGACAGTCGTCTGTTCTCACATTTATTCTTCGCGTTAATTTTCAG CGTCTACTTGGCCCGAGCTCTCGGAAGTGGAAAACTTCCCTGTTTGTCGGCGCCGTGCAACGTCGTTCAACTTATACTCATATTTACCCTCGCCTCAAGAGACAGCAACGTTTTATCACTGGCTGAAACCACGACTACCGAG GCGAACGGAACTTCGGTAcctgatttatttttcgaaaattataccCAACAAAGTATTTCAAATAACACCGATGACCACGTGAAATGGGGAATG GTATTTCGCGGTATGCTGACTTCTTCCGGGCAGGCTTATGCCGCGGACAACGTGCCGGTATCTTCAATTATTTATCTCGCCATCTTGACCTACTCACCGATAACGGCAGCCTTTTCTTTCACCGGAGCAACGGTCGGCTCTCTTACGG GCCTGGCGCTCGGCGTCCCCATCGAAGAGGTTTACTCAGGATCCTGGGGTTACAACGCACTTCTGACAACCGGCAGCCTAGGTGGCCTCTTCTTTGTCCTTAACTTTCAAACCACGATCGCTGCAACTTTTGCCGGCATGTTTGCAACGATTCTTCAAAGCGTTCTCACTCCAGTCTTTGCCAAG ATTGGGTTACCAGTACTTACGGTGCCTTTTGTTTTAACAACTTGGCTGTTCCTTGGAATCCAAGGATCGGAAAGTTCGGGATTCATCCGTCCGGAAACGATATCGTTCCCCGAGAAACAACGCCATGACTACATCTCCTCTCAAAGAACAGCAACGCCTCTCTCAGAG TCCGACGATTCGGAAGATGTCGACATCATCGTCGAGGCGAAACCGTCTTAA